A portion of the Anoplopoma fimbria isolate UVic2021 breed Golden Eagle Sablefish chromosome 15, Afim_UVic_2022, whole genome shotgun sequence genome contains these proteins:
- the LOC129103965 gene encoding E3 ubiquitin-protein ligase TRIM11-like, protein MSADGSSLCENQFLCSICQDVFTDPVSTPCGHNFCKECITKYWDTNVPYKCPNCQKMFYTRPELQVNTFVSEMVAHFRQSAHQRASSSSSEQQVAQPGDVPCDVCTGTKLKALKSCLVCLVSYCETHLEPHLATPGLKRHQLIDPVENLEDRMCTEHDKLLELFCETDQMCVCMLCTYSDHKSHDVVPLKEEYQRQKVEVEKTEAEIQQTIQERRLKIQEFKRSVKVSRDNANREIEDRNSVFIKLKEAIQRNQDKVIKTIEDNHKATAREAEGFIKELNQEISELKKSAELKQLSHSGDHLYLVQNFKSLNAAPPTKNWTEVRVCPASYEGNKRTLAQLLEMLKNETKKLLTEFELKTVQQFAVDVTLDPDTAHPSLILSEDGKQVHHGLVEKNLPDTPKRFSTFICVLGKQSVSTGRFYFEVQVKGKTGWVLGVARESANRNGLIHLSCKNGYWTLWCINEKVFSALTETPVSVSVESQPEKVGVFVDYEEGLVSFYDVDAASLLH, encoded by the coding sequence ATGTCTGCTGACGGCAGTTCGCTCTGTGAAAACCAGTTTCTGTGTTCCATCTGTCaggatgtgttcactgatccagtcagtacaccatgtggacacaacttctgtaaAGAATGCATCACTAAATACTGGGATACAAATGTGCCTTACAAGTGTCCCAACTGTCAAAAGATGTTCTACACCAGACCTGAGCTGCAGGTGAATACTTTTGTCTCTGAGATGGTTGCTCACTTTAGACAGTCGGCTCATCAGAgagcgagcagcagcagctcagagcaacAAGTTGCCCAACCAGGAGACGTTCCCTGTGacgtctgcactggaaccaaactgaaggccctgaagtcctgcctggtgtgtctggtctcctactgtgagactcacctggagcctcaCCTAGCAACGCCAGGCCTGaaaagacatcagctgatcgacCCTGTGGAGAACCTGGAAGACAGGATGTGTACGGAGCACGATAAACTGCTGGAGCTGTTCTGTGAGACCGAccagatgtgtgtctgcatgctctgcACTTATTCAGACCACAAGTCACATgatgttgttcctctgaaagaagaataCCAAAGACAGAAGGTCGAGGTTGAGAAGACAGAAGCTGAAATTCAGCAGACGATCCAGGAGAGACGACTTAAGATTCAAGAGTTCAAACGTTCAGTCAAGGTCAGCAGGGACAATGCAAACAGAGAGATAGAAGACAGAAACTCTGTCTTCATCAAGCTGAAGGAGGCTATTCAGAGAAACCAGGACAAAGTCATCAAGACGATTGAAGACAACCACAAAGCGACAGCAAGGGAGGCTGAAGGCTTCATCAAAGAGCTGAACCAGGAAATCTCTGAGCTGAAGAAGAGTGCTGAGCTGAAGCAGCTCTCACACTCAGGAGACCACCTTTACCTCGTCCAGAACTTCAAGTCCCTGAATGCTGCTCCACCCACAAAGAACTGGACAGAAGTCAGAGTCTGTCCAGCTTCATATGAGGGGAACAAGAGAACTTTGGCTCAGTTGCTGGAGATGCTCAAAAATGAGACGAAGAAGCTGCTCACAGAGTTTGAGCTGAAGACCGTCCAGCAGTTTGCAGTGGACGTCACTCTGGATCCTGATACAGCACATCCCTCGctcatcctgtctgaagatGGGAAACAAGTTCATCACGGTCTTGTAGAGAAGAATCTACCAGATACTCCAAAGAGATTTTCTACTTTTATCTGTGTCTTAGGGAAGCAGTCTGTTTCTACAGGAAGGTTTTACTTTGAGGTTCAGGTTAAAGGGAAGACTGGTTGGGTTTTAGGAGTAGCAAGAGAGTCAGCCAATAGGAATGGGCTAATCCATTTGAGCTGTAAGAATGGTTACTGGACACTATGGTGTATTAATGAAAAAGTCTTCAGTGCTCTTACTGAgacccctgtctctgtctctgtggagTCTCAGCCTGAGAAGGTTGGGGTGTTTGTAGAttatgaggagggtctggtctccttttatgaCGTTGATGCAGCGAGTCTCCTTCACTGA